In Janibacter cremeus, a genomic segment contains:
- a CDS encoding universal stress protein: MASKPIIVGIDGSADSVRALKWAAEHARLVDAPLVGLVAWDLEPVYGYMAMTNWETSESVEREARTMMADAIGDALGKDAQIEERSVRGHAAKVLVEASEDAQLVVVGSRGRGGFMGMLLGSVSQHVVTHARCPVMVMPHEDQPKK, from the coding sequence ATGGCAAGCAAACCGATCATCGTCGGCATCGATGGATCTGCGGACTCCGTCCGAGCGCTGAAATGGGCGGCAGAGCACGCACGACTGGTTGACGCACCCTTGGTGGGCCTGGTCGCGTGGGACCTGGAGCCCGTCTACGGGTACATGGCGATGACCAACTGGGAGACGTCCGAGTCCGTGGAGCGGGAGGCCCGCACGATGATGGCCGATGCCATCGGTGACGCGCTGGGCAAGGATGCGCAGATCGAAGAGCGCAGCGTGCGCGGGCACGCGGCGAAGGTGCTCGTCGAAGCCTCCGAAGATGCGCAGCTGGTGGTCGTCGGCAGCCGTGGTCGCGGAGGTTTCATGGGGATGTTGCTGGGGTCCGTGAGCCAGCATGTCGTCACCCACGCGCGCTGCCCCGTCATGGTGATGCCGCACGAGGACCAGCCGAAGAAGTAG
- a CDS encoding MFS transporter, whose translation MTTRAATVQERPPVPREILVLVAAAFVIAVGFGLISPVLPQFAKSFDVTVAAATVIVSAFAFFRLLFAPAGGALVTRLGERPVYLTGLIIVAVSTGASAFAQTYWQLLIFRSLGGIGSTMFTVSAMALLVRMAPPVIRGKVSSLYGSAFLIGGVIGPVIGGLLGEFGMRVPFVVYGIALLIAAAFVGVMLRGAHLRPDPTKAELPPMSVREARHNSAYRAAMVSAFANGWTNFGVRVAVLPLFAVAIVGETWAAGVALAVGAGATALTLQVSGRLADSVGRRLPVMIGLGLSGAGMGVMGLSGGLVLILILSTVVGAGAGLLNPAQQASVADVVGNDRSGGKVLAGFQMCQDAGGIGGPIIVGLVADHAGWGWAFALSGVISAIAIIPWLRAQETLTIHQG comes from the coding sequence GTGACTACTCGGGCCGCGACAGTGCAGGAGCGGCCCCCCGTCCCCCGGGAGATCCTCGTCCTGGTGGCCGCGGCGTTCGTCATCGCGGTCGGCTTCGGGCTGATCTCGCCGGTCCTGCCGCAGTTCGCCAAGAGCTTCGACGTCACGGTCGCGGCCGCGACCGTGATCGTCTCGGCCTTCGCCTTCTTCCGGCTGCTCTTCGCGCCTGCGGGCGGGGCGCTGGTCACCAGGCTCGGGGAGCGCCCCGTCTACCTCACCGGGTTGATCATCGTCGCCGTATCGACCGGTGCCTCGGCCTTCGCCCAGACCTACTGGCAGCTGCTGATCTTCCGCTCCCTCGGCGGCATCGGCTCGACGATGTTCACCGTCTCGGCGATGGCCCTGCTGGTGCGGATGGCCCCACCGGTGATCCGCGGGAAGGTCTCCTCGCTGTACGGCAGCGCCTTCCTCATCGGCGGCGTCATCGGCCCCGTCATCGGTGGCCTCCTCGGCGAGTTCGGCATGCGCGTGCCCTTCGTCGTCTATGGGATCGCCCTGCTCATCGCGGCGGCCTTCGTCGGTGTCATGCTGCGTGGCGCACACCTGCGGCCGGACCCCACGAAGGCCGAGCTGCCGCCGATGTCCGTGCGCGAGGCGCGGCACAACAGCGCCTACCGCGCCGCGATGGTCTCCGCCTTCGCCAACGGCTGGACGAACTTCGGTGTCCGCGTGGCCGTCCTGCCGCTCTTCGCCGTCGCGATCGTGGGCGAGACCTGGGCGGCCGGGGTCGCGCTCGCCGTCGGAGCGGGCGCGACCGCGCTGACCCTGCAGGTCTCCGGGCGGCTCGCCGACAGCGTGGGGCGACGGTTGCCCGTGATGATCGGCCTCGGTCTCAGCGGCGCCGGGATGGGCGTGATGGGCCTGTCCGGTGGGCTCGTCCTCATCCTCATCCTCTCGACCGTCGTCGGCGCCGGCGCGGGCCTGCTCAACCCCGCGCAGCAGGCGAGCGTCGCCGACGTCGTGGGCAACGACCGCTCCGGCGGCAAGGTCCTCGCCGGCTTCCAGATGTGCCAGGACGCAGGCGGGATCGGCGGCCCGATCATCGTCGGACTCGTTGCCGACCACGCCGGCTGGGGCTGGGCCTTCGCGCTGAGCGGGGTGATCTCGGCAATCGCGATCATCCCGTGGTTGCGCGCGCAGGAGACCCTGACCATCCACCAGGGATGA
- a CDS encoding DsbA family oxidoreductase, which yields MIRRACAVALDMQIDIWSDIACPWCYIGKRRLETALADFPHRGEVGVTWHSYQLDPTLPEHYDGTSAEYLASRKGFPVEQLEEMSRHVAEQAVGEGLAYDFDSLVVANSARGHELLHLAKDRGLGDEVKEALLSAHFEHGADIGDVDTLVRIGAAAGVDEGEIRASLADGRYKAAVASDIDMARQIGVTGVPFVVVDMKYAVSGAQPPEVFREVIDKAWAEQAPAIQVVDSSTDAQACGPDGCAT from the coding sequence ATGATCCGGCGGGCGTGCGCTGTTGCCCTGGACATGCAGATCGACATCTGGTCCGACATCGCCTGCCCGTGGTGCTACATCGGCAAGCGCCGCCTCGAGACGGCCCTGGCCGACTTCCCGCACCGGGGCGAAGTGGGCGTCACCTGGCACAGCTACCAGCTCGACCCGACCCTGCCGGAGCACTACGACGGGACCTCGGCCGAGTACCTCGCCTCCCGCAAGGGGTTTCCGGTCGAGCAGCTGGAGGAGATGTCACGCCACGTTGCCGAGCAGGCCGTCGGTGAGGGTCTGGCCTACGACTTCGACTCGCTCGTCGTGGCCAACTCCGCCCGCGGCCACGAGCTGCTGCACCTGGCCAAGGACCGCGGCCTCGGCGACGAGGTGAAGGAGGCGCTGCTGTCCGCCCACTTCGAGCACGGGGCGGACATCGGCGACGTCGACACCCTCGTGCGCATCGGTGCGGCGGCAGGTGTGGACGAAGGGGAGATCCGCGCGTCCCTCGCAGATGGCCGGTACAAGGCCGCCGTCGCATCCGACATCGACATGGCCCGGCAGATCGGGGTCACCGGGGTGCCCTTCGTCGTCGTGGACATGAAGTACGCCGTCTCCGGGGCGCAGCCGCCGGAGGTCTTCCGTGAGGTCATCGACAAGGCGTGGGCGGAGCAGGCCCCGGCGATCCAGGTCGTCGACAGCTCCACCGATGCCCAGGCGTGCGGCCCCGACGGCTGCGCCACCTGA
- a CDS encoding mycothiol transferase, with the protein MTPAELLIDAFDRVRDGALAVVDGLTEDQLAHRIAPDTNSIAWLVWHAYRVQDDHVADAAGLQQVWAARGFIEHFDLDLDEDDTGFGHTPAQVAKVRAPAHLLARYVEATHRQSVAWIGGLTEADLDRVVDDAWDPPVTLGVRLVSVVNDDTQHIGQAAYVRGLLDGSE; encoded by the coding sequence ATGACACCTGCAGAGTTGCTCATCGACGCCTTCGACCGGGTGCGTGACGGCGCGCTCGCCGTGGTCGACGGTTTGACCGAGGACCAGTTGGCGCACCGCATCGCCCCGGACACCAACTCGATCGCGTGGCTCGTCTGGCACGCCTACCGCGTGCAGGACGACCACGTCGCCGACGCTGCCGGACTGCAGCAGGTCTGGGCAGCGCGGGGATTCATCGAGCACTTCGACCTCGACCTCGACGAGGACGACACCGGCTTCGGGCACACGCCCGCCCAGGTGGCGAAGGTGCGCGCCCCCGCCCACCTGCTGGCCCGCTACGTCGAGGCGACCCACCGGCAATCCGTCGCCTGGATCGGCGGCTTGACGGAGGCCGACCTCGACCGTGTCGTCGACGACGCGTGGGACCCGCCGGTCACTCTCGGGGTGCGCTTGGTCAGCGTCGTCAACGACGACACCCAGCACATCGGGCAGGCGGCCTACGTGCGTGGTCTGCTCGACGGGTCGGAGTGA
- a CDS encoding SRPBCC family protein, translated as MRSRGEGGAASADFVVRVDTPLTPGQAWERVWDLDRHTEVIPLTTVTLQPPATRLALDAHFCGRTAVGPVGFDDPMRVVLWEPPTTGSGRAVVAKAGSVIGGRIEVTFVPVAGRGTRITWHQHVELPWLPSPLSWLERPAARLTALGYRMVLGRLLV; from the coding sequence GTGAGGTCACGGGGCGAAGGGGGAGCGGCGTCGGCTGACTTCGTCGTCCGAGTCGATACGCCGCTCACGCCCGGGCAGGCGTGGGAGCGGGTATGGGACCTGGACCGGCACACCGAGGTCATCCCGCTGACCACCGTGACCCTCCAGCCGCCCGCGACGCGGCTCGCGCTCGACGCGCACTTCTGCGGGCGCACCGCCGTCGGCCCGGTCGGCTTCGACGACCCGATGCGAGTCGTGCTCTGGGAGCCGCCCACCACGGGCTCGGGACGAGCCGTCGTGGCCAAGGCCGGCTCCGTCATCGGTGGACGGATCGAGGTGACCTTCGTGCCCGTCGCGGGCCGTGGGACCCGGATCACGTGGCACCAGCACGTTGAGCTGCCCTGGCTCCCTTCACCCCTGTCGTGGCTGGAGCGTCCTGCCGCTCGCCTCACGGCACTCGGCTACCGGATGGTCCTGGGCCGGCTCCTGGTCTGA